The Helianthus annuus cultivar XRQ/B chromosome 15, HanXRQr2.0-SUNRISE, whole genome shotgun sequence genomic sequence tcccccgttaaaaaaaacttaacggagtaaagatttttttcaaattacaaacagatttttttgggattttgatatgaacgacgatacgagtccattgatgtaaaacttgcctcgaaacggtactccaaacgatgaaaacggcgcttcaattcaggtgtttaaatttccaattaaccaaaatcaagtcacttggagcaccatttcgaagtaagttttataTCAATGGACTCGtgtcatcgttctgatcaaaagccctaaacaatctgtttgtaatttggaaaaaagcttaactccgttaagttctttaacgggggaccattgtaggaaaaataggtgaaaggtgggaatattggggggtgggggggggtgtattctgagatgggattattaatggccaataaggtttaGGTGGGATTactacaggccaattccccttttattttcttaatattgctggtattattattataacaaaTGTTTtaactagggctgcaaacgaactgaacgttAAGTGAagagttcatgaaccgttcggcgggaagttcgtttgtaaTCATTCGTTTAATagatgaacgaacacgaacaagaaattccgttcgttCAGTTAAagaaacgaacatgaacaaaggctgggttcgttcgtttatgtctgtcaacgttcggtaacgtgttagTTTATGTTTGTGATTGatagttcatcattgtttttaatttttatattttatttaaatacctCAAAATtatgacaaataaaatattaataagtATCATCATATtgtatattctgttcatgaacgcttgtttgtgtttgtttgtgttcatgaacattagtttgtgttcgtttgcattcgttacctaaaattaacaaacgaacacgaacacggacacgttcatttccttaacgaacgaacacggatAATAAATCTCGCTCGGTAAGTGTTCATTTCGTGAACACATATTTCCTTAGCAAATGAAACGAAAACTTGCAGCCCTAGTTTTAATTATCTGAGGTTCACATATAACGTATATGGTTTGCATGATGTTGTATCAGAATATATGTCCGTCACAACATTGTCGAAGATACgatttaaaattaaattaaattaaaatattaataattagTAACTTACCGTTTCCTTCTGTGACAGAATCATCTGGATCAGCTTTGCAATACGATATTATAAGATCTTGATCACTTGTGATGTATATGTTGTTAGTGTTGCAGTCTGGATGCCACAACAAATGATCTTCAAACGAAGTCACAAGCTCCCCACGAAAGTTCCAGACAGCCACCGTTCTGTTTCTAAATGTCAAGAACAATTGGTTCTCATACAGAAAGATGAAAGCCAACGGTGTCATAAATTCTGTCCTGCTAACTTCTGTTAGCTCAGAATTACGTACCTACATAAAAGCTCGTCCTTAGATCTCAAATATCGGACGCTTAAGATTACAAAAATGGGTTGGTCAAAATGAGTGAACAAGATGGGTTGACCCGGATAAGTTCAGAAAAGTGTTTTTATATTGATCTGATTATTATTTGAATAAGATGACTTAGGAAGTTTTACGCGTAAAAATACACTTTGGGAGACTTTCGGCCTAATAAACCTACAGATTTAACCCGTTTCCTTTTATGCCTTTTTTATATTTTACATTTTTACCCATTATATATACtggggtaaattactttttgagtccctgtgttttagtggttttaactagttgagtccaaaagcaaaaagtttaacgacctgagtccctataagcattttcattaATCATTTGAAtccttttgagtccaaattttaaccttttgagagtccaattttttggactcaaatcgttataaaatgaacaaaattggactcaaaacgttataaaataaatggctagggactcggggcattaaactttttgattttggactcaagtggttaaaaccactaaaacacagggactcaaaaagtaatttactctatatacTATAAATATGCTATTTTGTCACATCAACCAACTTTGGCCCTACAACTTTGGCTTTaaccaactttagcccctcaactttaataatgacatgtttagccactcaactttaataatgacatatttagccccttaactaaaacaacttaagcccctcaactttaataatgacatgtttagccccttaactaaaacacctcaactttaataataaacaactttagcccctcaacttaaATAATGAtatgtttagccccttaactataacatcaaacaactttaactctcgtgatttgcttatttttatctacgtttcgaaCCCGCTGCGGAGCGCGGGTGGTAGCCCACTAGTTAGATATAAAACATAATCTGAAGCAGCTCATTCGTAAGTATATTGGTTGAAATCGCAACCTCTATTTGACATAGTGTTAGATATATTAATAAAGCGAGGAAATAAGAAGGATCCTTACATCAAGAATCTGAAGATTCTCATTCTCTTGCTTGACAAGAAGTTTTTCATTGAACTGTTCAATGAAATCCACTTTCTTGTTTCGGTGAAGAAGATGGTTGAAAGTTTTCAAAACGGTTCCATCTTCAATGGATAGAATCTTGAGAGGTACATGACCACTCGCTTTATTGAATATTAACAGCATGATTCCAGGGCTGTAAAAATAACGAGAAATTGTAACGGAGATATCAACATTTTCATCTATTTTTCACATCGAGATATTTACCTTATTTTGATCTCTTGAACATTTTTATCTGATATAGAGTATAGCATCATGTAATTTTTCAAATCGAACACCTTGTAGATGCTGACATAAATTAACAAGAGCAAAGATACAAGTTTCAATCAGTCCCACAAAATGACAAGATCGTGAAAAGAAATAACAGCCATACAGGCTATGCAGTCAATATCGGTGATATGtcggttatcggtccccatgTAATATATCGGTGTCAAATAGCGGTATCGATATTAAAGGTGATATTGACCgattcccgatatcagtacctttcctcttagttctaccattcgtctttcttcttatcttggttttaaaaagcgcgcccTAGGCGCGCCTAGGCGCAACAAGGCGCAGGGCTTGGGGCTTTTTTGCTTCTCGGCTTGTGTAATTACAGGAAGCGACCAAAAAGCgcattttttgatgtttttttgtgggctttttggcctgaggcgcgcgcctcatgtACCTTAGGCGTTTTACTGCATAAAAATGTTGTACCTTGGGTTTTTTGACTTGTACATGTAATTAAAATGGTATAAAAGTCTtacttatagctatattttggttaaaggaagctaaaaacctatgggatatgtatgggatatataaaaaaaattatataaacatcttgcgcctcgggtacgaaaagcccaccgcttttgcgctttgcgcttcgcgcctcaattttagacctcgtcgcttttgtgcgcctctcgctttttaaaaccaagcttcttattgctgctattcgtgttttaagtcttaattgttaattgttggtgtttttaagtcttaatcagttcctacttgctacattTGTTAGCGTTTTGCAAGTtacaaaaggttaatttgttaatggtaggagagtatgtATACTGAATAGTTAGTGTTAAATTGCCATATATATAAATTctacatgatattaaaattaccgatatcccaccgcgataacctatatctcaaacatcggtccttgaccgatatccaaTATTTTACAGCATTAACCGCTTAGCATACAGGTTAAGAAATTACCTATCTTGTGCTGAGAACGTAAGTACTTTGCCATTAACATCATCAAACTCCACAAAACCAGGCCATTTCAAAGACTCCGACTCGAAAAGAGGAAAACCTGCATCGGGCTTACCTCTCCGAATGTATCTAACAAAATTATAGGCATGATAAGCTAAGTAATGAGTCTTGTAGAGTCGATAGAATATCATGTACATATGAATAGAAAGTTTGCACATACTCGATCCCTGTTGTTCTACATTTCAAGGAACTAAAACTGTCCGATGCATAGACTGAAACCGTAATGAGTGAATCGTTGTTTTTATTGTAAAACAAGCTTCTTATAACTTCATCAGGACTCACGTTCAGAAAGCATATCCTCTGGTTAGTCTCTGCATTAACAAGTATCAGCATTACCATCTACTTTATTTCAAtaaatactttttttttcttttttaccgAATTATACCTCGACTGAATGCTGCACAGATTCCAGATTGTGCAAGAGCAAAGACTATATCACACGCAGCAACAATCTCAACGATTTTCGACCTCTTCTTAAGAAACGGCAATACGTTAGAACAGTGTCCCTTTGGATCATGGGTATCATACTCCTCCTGATCACAACATATGAAAAATTATAAAGAGAGCATTTACCGTCAACAAAAATTTAACATTAAACCAACTCAAAAGTAAGAATATTAGGCATACATATaactaggggtgctaaacgggtcggcTTGGCGGGTTCAACCAGACCCGAACCCAAAAATTTTAGAcaaacccgaacacgacccgaacccgaaaagcATTCATACATAtaaacccgaacacgacccgaataTTCACGGGTTGACccaaacacgacccgttcaacccgaattttatttaatttttttattttttccgcAAATTATTATGTGAAAattacaaatttcctacaaaacaacacaaatgtatataatacaattacatttaaaTTATAATGAATGATGTCAATTtctatttttaagttataattatgccGTAAAGAACACACCAAATTTATGATATGATATAAatgggtcaacccgccaacccggcCGAGTTGAGTTGACCCGAACCCTAGCCGTTTAGCTAAatgggttcgcgggttcaacctgaaaccgACCGGAACCCATTTAGACTAACACACACCCACAAATTCCGTGTTAGATTCGTGTCGTGTTTTCGGGTCCCGTTTGAAATTCACACCTCTACATATAACCATATACAGATCCCCTTGCATAAACAAGAACTCATTGAAAAGTGATTCTTGTGTTATGTATCAAATAATACCAtaattctaaataaataaaacctatCTTTAACTATATTTTTTAATAGTCTATTATTATTAACTAATTAAACTATAAATTCCATACACAAACCAACAATCaaataacatttaaaaaaaactgtACAAACAATAACCTGTAATCGGATATTTCTGAATCTCTCCTGAGCATCACACACACCAAAAGAACGACGTCGTTTCGAACAAATCTCCCTCCTCTGAAGCTTCTTAACACTATTCAAAAACCCATCACCGCCACCACGCCGGCGCTTCTTCGCCACCACTCTCCGCCCACTGCACGGCCGTGGACTCGCCGTTATCCTCCGTCCGTCCATCATTTCCCCCTTTCTCTACCGCACAACACACCTCAAAACCCTAAAACTTCAATTTAAACATTCAATACTTCAAATTTCACCAATTTGGACGGAAAAAACCGTAAATTGCAGGATTCTGGAACGAATTGTTAGGGTTTTTGGCTTGGTGGTGGTCCTGAGCAATTATTTGTACAAATTACAAGCAATTGGTACCGAATTGTGAAGAAATTTGTTGAGTAATATGTACCCTAGAAGAGACGAAGTGCCGCTTGAGTGAGTGAGCGTGAATGTAAGAAAAATTAAGTGGGATTTTATAAAGTGTTTGGCGTCcggcttattttcaaattttgaattgaGTTGACTGAAAAATGTCAtttcagaaaagaaaaaaaaaaaaaaaaaaaattgtgtcaGTTTCGTTCTCGACATTTTTGAAATGTGTCACTTTAGTCAAAAAAAAAGATAACGTCTTACGTCAGTTTCGTCCTCAACGTTTTTAACGGGCTTtattagggttgtaaacgaaccgaacgaacacgaacaaagtcatgttcgtgttcgttcgtgaaggaaattaacatgttcgtgaactgttcacgaaGGCATACCAAACATAAGCTTATGTTCGTGTtagttcgttaaggaaattcaattgttcacgaacagttcgtgaacacgggtctcgaacacaaacaaacacaagcAAATAAAATCGAATATAAACGAACATTTAAGttgaaaataataaataaaaacattgttatccttaaacattgagAAAAATGCTCGAAtactccctgtggtttgtccatttttcacctatagtccttaactttctaaaattgcagctatagtccccaagtttttgaatttcgttcccggatagtccctggcatGGATagaggttagtttttggtgttaggtGCGTGTGAAATAACAAAATACCCTTAGTAtcaaattaataactaaaaagttaaaatagacataattaatattttacaatttaagtGGGATCCACCACCCAACCTTcccacttcatcttccccacttcacaccaccatctccaccttcaaccaccatcaTCTACCCCCACTTCACCGTAACCACCACTGCCACAACCATCCCCGCcacaaccaccaccgccgccatcatCACCGGGCGATCTTCAGCGGTGATGTTGGAAAGGAAGACAGGAATTGATGAAGACAATATGTTTCAAAGTGAAGAAGGAAGCACCCCAAGGGGGCATCTTGCTCCATCTCCGTTTAGAGTATTCATTTCAAGAGACACAGAGGAGCACTGTAGCAGCAGCGCGATGTTGatagaattttcatttttattatctgTTCCGGTGATGCACAActaatagaaaaaaaattaaagccATATATATATTGAACTATATACACATTTGACAAGAAATGATATATACTAATCAAGGAGTGGGAGATGGATACTCCAAACGGAGATGGAGCAAGATGCGGTCAAGGTATTTGCATATCAAGAGTTTTCAGATGAAGTGATTGTATCATTTAGACAGGAGGTaatttttattcatttatttctTTCTTTTTGTTTACAGTTTGAGAGTTGGTGTAAAGGGACAACTGATACGTAACTATTTTGTAAAGGGACAATTTGTTTTTCTGTTAGTTGTGCATCACCGGGCAATCTTCAGTGGTGATGATGGCGACGGTGGTGGTTGTGGCGGGGATGGTTGTGGCAGTGGTGGTTTCGGTGAACTAGGGGTAGAtgatggtggttgaaggtggaGATGGTGTGGGGTGGGGAAGATGAACTGGGTAGGGTGGGTGGTGGGTTTCacttaaattgtaaaatattagttatatttcttttaattttttagttattaatttgacagtaagggtatttttgttaTTTCACACGCAtctaacaccaaaaactaacccccatccacgCCAGGGACTATTCGGGAACGAAATTCAAAAACTTGAGGACTAtaggtgtaattttagaaagttagggactaaagatgaaaaatgagcaaaccacagggactatctgagCATTTTTCTCTTAAACATTTGaaataagtagttaaatacaactaTTAAATGATAaacaaaacacaagaagtctactacaaccaccaaacgatgaatcaagtttaactaacttagacataattatctaaaaaaaaatgttttaaaatgtccaaattttagctaacttagaaaaaatagagtttcaagttttcattatgtttagataaaaggtttattatttattattttttaatataatcaaacgaacgtaaacgaacgaGTATGAacgaacgtaaccgaacatattaccgaacgttcacgaacgcagtcaaACGAACGAGatctgtgttcgtgttcgttcgttcgctaagctaaccgaacaaatttttttgttcgtgttcgttcgttaagctaatcgaacgaacataaacaaacttctcgtcgaacggttcacgaacaatTCGCTGAAtcttcggttcgtt encodes the following:
- the LOC110914405 gene encoding uncharacterized protein LOC110914405 isoform X1, with translation MMDGRRITASPRPCSGRRVVAKKRRRGGGDGFLNSVKKLQRREICSKRRRSFGVCDAQERFRNIRLQEEYDTHDPKGHCSNVLPFLKKRSKIVEIVAACDIVFALAQSGICAAFSRETNQRICFLNVSPDEVIRSLFYNKNNDSLITVSVYASDSFSSLKCRTTGIEYIRRGKPDAGFPLFESESLKWPGFVEFDDVNGKVLTFSAQDSIYKVFDLKNYMMLYSISDKNVQEIKISPGIMLLIFNKASGHVPLKILSIEDGTVLKTFNHLLHRNKKVDFIEQFNEKLLVKQENENLQILDVRNSELTEVSRTEFMTPLAFIFLYENQLFLTFRNRTVAVWNFRGELVTSFEDHLLWHPDCNTNNIYITSDQDLIISYCKADPDDSVTEGNAAGSINISNILTGKCLAKVKAVSGVTMDECLCSDIIKSTGKGCQCNSKQRAQGRRITSSVTEALEDITALFYDEERNEIYTGNRLGLVHVWSN
- the LOC110914405 gene encoding uncharacterized protein LOC110914405 isoform X2, yielding MMDGRRITASPRPCSGRRVVAKKRRRGGGDGFLNSVKKLQRREICSKRRRSFGVCDAQERFRNIRLQEEYDTHDPKGHCSNVLPFLKKRSKIVEIVAACDIVFALAQSGICAAFSRETNQRICFLNVSPDEVIRSLFYNKNNDSLITVSVYASDSFSSLKCRTTGIEYIRRGKPDAGFPLFESESLKWPGFVEFDDVNGKVLTFSAQDSIYKVFDLKNYMMLYSISDKNVQEIKISPGIMLLIFNKASGHVPLKILSIEDGTVLKTFNHLLHRNKKVDFIEQFNEKLLVKQENENLQILDVRNSELTEVSRTEFMTPLAFIFLYENQLFLTFRNRTVAVWNFRGELVTSFEDHLLWHPDCNTNNIYITSDQDLIISYCKADPDDSVTEGNAGSINISNILTGKCLAKVKAVSGVTMDECLCSDIIKSTGKGCQCNSKQRAQGRRITSSVTEALEDITALFYDEERNEIYTGNRLGLVHVWSN